taaaattttaaccgaaagttgtaagtaataaaacctactattgatactagtttcattaaaatcaatcaaatatttttcaagttacagtcaaatgaacagttttaccatatgtgtgtatacatatatatatatgtatacaaacatATGGTacctattattaaaacatttgatATATTAGATATCAAAATTCCATAATTTGCAACTTTTTTATCTTttgatagaaatatttaaaaaattaacgatgTGAAATAACTAAGATAGGTTCTATGAAGATTTCTAATACATATcccattttaaagtatttttagaaATCTTCACAGCTTGGAAAGAAGGCTAATTAAAGACCAGGTCCTCTTGTTCTTACTTTCTGATTCTCTTGATGAATAGCAGGTTTGTCTTTTGAAGATGTTTGAGATTGGTtggcaaataataatttatcaaatatttcagGATTTGCTTTTCTTATTTCAACTAAATtaagattatgattattaacTTCTTTCGGCTCAAcagttttattcattaattttgttaagcCGGCAGCAATTTGTTCGTTTGTTAAAGCatttgaaaagattttattattaatttcttttttgacaTACTCATCACTTAACGCTGCATATTTATTTACTGATTGTTCTAGTTTTTCCTCCAAGTAATCTTTAcctgtaaaaattgatttaaactgtTCCCAGAGAGAAGTACCTTTgtcattaatttcttttagcTCCGAGACTATTCTAGGACTATTGTCAGTTAGATAAGCAGAAtctaaattctttaaaattgttcctgttttttcaataagtttttcATTGGTACTCTCATATAAAGGAGCAAAAAGCCTAACCATAGGCTCTAACATTTTACTTTCTTGAGTATTTTTATCTAATCTTTCTGTCAGTTGATTTACTGAATCTTCTGCTGCTTTAGAAATTTCTTTTCTATCCATTTCCGATtctgtatatgtttttttatttccccccccccccactaTGAATAAATTCCTTACATTGTTGCAATTTTTGCTGTGATAAAGAATTAGGTAATTTTTCTATAACTGCTTCTAGTAGTTTTTCAGTATATATCTCTGCGGCAATTGAAttttaccatatatatataactgggaggggaagggacgaaacctccccaaaaaaatatgaggagtagttcttaacattgactacaaacataccaaatttggatatgcaccgatgtctcctcttgcgaatataaaataaaaatgataaaatttctgaaaaaaattccatttttgacgccattttgttggttagacatgttgcaccactcctcgaaagtaaaaaatttccaaaaatacttattttgatgtgaaaagaaaaaccccaaagtttcgctgctcgaacttttaatccatacacaaggcgtaatttcactctactaattACCAAATCAGCAATGAGTAGCATACAATGGAATGGAATGgtcgaaatatatatttatattttatacaaattgatCCAGGAAATTTGGGCAAATTCTAAATTTCATTCGAAATGTGGACACATTTTGTAAATCGTATGGACACATTCTAATTAATGTCTTTTAAAagcagaaaaaattttctctctCTAATATACTGCAGTGTAAAGAGATTGAATCATCTATTAATCTTACATGAACTGTTTTCAAAGTGGTGTTTTACTTGCAATAATTGcaattagttaaaagcatggcaaatattttactataaagataaaaatggCAAACGGaattcgtttttccataaaataagtttaatctgAAGGTTTTCATCCTTTTTACCGTCTCTTATTatcttatttatcaaaattatcatcAAAGTGGAATACTTTGGAAGTTTTTGAGCAATAGATACCAAAAGTAGACAGTAAAAGCTTTCATATGAGCTATTGCCTTTCCAAATTTGATGAAAGAGATGCAGAAATGgtagaaaaattgtttcttttaaaacttttgatgaataaaatatattacatctTTTCTTGAGAatgtattttcttttacttttatttttttacatttactcaAAATGATGAATTCActctgataaaataaattacatatcacgcaaaatatttattttttaaagttcgtTGCCCTATAAATTTcttaacattaataaatattaacgatgaaaaattgatgtaaaaatacgttttcaagaaaaagggaaaagtttttgaaactttcaagtgaaaacttttgaatcgagatataaaaaatatttccgaaTATTTCgctttattttttcttgaaatatgtaaaaaaaaatataatttgattaatgTACTTTCACTTTAACAAGAAAGTAACGCATTTTTGAATGTTTACACAcagtaatttttgataaattttagtttttttgttaaaaattctcATGTAACTATCATAAATTCACATGTTAATCATGAAACTTTCTAGAGTCACTTTTGAGAACCTTGAGCTTGAAATAGCATAACCTGAAATCAAATCATAAAGGGAACATAATTTGTACACTGTTGTTGGAATGAGCTGTTTGCAAACTCACAAAATAATAGATAAAGCAGAAATTTTGAATCAACACAGCCGTTatgataccatgtatatatttaatatatatcaaggtatactaagtttagtcccatgtttgtaacgcttaaaaatattgattatacgaacaaaattttggtacaggtgttgataaaatcgcctaattagtctatttccggttgtcagcccgtccgtccgtctgtgaacacgataactcaaaaacgaaaaaaggtatcaagctgaaatttttacagcgcactcaagacgtaaaaagtgaggtagagtttgtaaatgagcaacataggtccattgagtcttgggtccatcttgtaagccgttagagatagaacaaaagtttaaatgtataatgtaataataCTAAATCAGTCATAGGTCCTACAATGCCAAAATCTGGGtagaattaaaaatgttttcgttatccatgaaaaaatttaataaatttaacagtaTTTTTAAACCCATACTAATAGCACTCAAAATTTATCGTCTGGCTGCCCTTCTCTGCCATCCCTTCAGTACTATGTCAGACTCCAGGAAATAGcatcgtaaaatttgaaaaaagaaattagacTTTATTTTTAGTCGGTTGGAGAAAATCCAATCTTtttagcatgtatagaacagaaaatcgttcATTTTGGGTGATTTTTCGCGCGCTCTCTTAACAATCAACAATCAAGCACCTAAAATGCAAATCTattaaaattctgatttttaatagatttcttTTTGAGGGATAAAAATCGTAAAGATTTTTTACTCGAAACTTGACATTTAGAATAAAATGTTTACACACTGGAAACCTGCATTTTTACGTTCATTAGCATGTTTTAAACAGGATCCTAGAAAAATTTACCATGGCAAAAtaatcatgctcaatgacggattttgccGTATCTAATGGGAACATAGAACGTACTCTATTTACGCTAACATTTTcgtttaaaaagatttattctCGTCGTTTCTACATTCTCTACTATATTGCCATCAGAATTGCAGATTTTATGAGTGTTTCTCAAACCGAtacgataataaaaaaatgggtAAGAAATCAATTTGAATATGTGAAAAATGTGACACAAATCGACATacgtgttttaaaataaaatgtatagatgaaagttacaaaaaaacataatatatatttaaaagactACAACGATATATTAtaatcttttatcaaaaaagattcaaaaatacagaaaaaagaagaaaattttaaaagttttcactgtaataaagtaaaagtataatatttttatacaatttttgataggtactataaaatatataaaactagagtgatacccacccgcttcgctgggtttataagtaaagattgataaagattgctctcgcttatcccctttctataacactcgaaataatgctaaggtttgttttacacaggtaaaatatatgtatggttttctatttttttaaatgtacaatagtatttattcattgagtatatcagagaagatggccgtgaaatattttatattaattatttttacagaaatctgtaatttatggtaatgtcaaatgactacttttacagaaatctgtaatttatggtactatggtaatgtaaaaataaattaatttttaaatttttttatctttttattcatatatcttcataaattatatctcatgtgttattctgatatatcagctatattgctgtacagtttcaagcaaacaaacatgcttactttcacatttataatatataaggatgtAAATACCTATAAACATACAGACATACATACAGTAAGGTAATTTATATTCAAGAAAGGTTATACAAACTTTCTCTCagtgaatgaaatttattttttttcctctCATTTTTCctataaattcaatgaaaacgGTTACAATAAATCACtttgttatgaataaaaaatgaattatatatttagtAAAGTATAGAAGAGAGTCTTACAGatataattttgtcattttcacCATTCAAATGTCgtcttttttctttcttttttttggaataatacaaaaaaaattacattttttgtatgtgaatattttaaattggatattattttaaactattctttTGTACATACCTTTCAATTATTGCTGTCCTAGTGatatctgaaacaaaaatacTATTATGAAAAAAACGGAAGCACTTTGTATCGTATAAATTTACAGTAGcttatgatttaaatttagaGCATCAAGGTTTGAGAAAGTAGATTCAATGTAAAGGCATCGCTGGTATAAAATTTTGACGTAGCGACGATTCATTTCGGGTTTTATTGTctctcatatttttatttgcttagCAGGTTACAATAATATTGCCACGTCGTAATGAGATGGAGTTAAATGAAAGTTGGATTAAACCTCTTTTGAAAAGATTTCTCCATCTAATTAATGCGATAAAGCGGACAGAATTTACGGGATAATTTGCTTGTTCCATAGTTAATTGgacttattatttaattttttgatttagaattaattaatagGTATAAGGAATTCAGTATTTTTGGAAAACattaattaaggaaaaaaacaGAAGTTTCTAAATGCATACGTTTATTTcagtgttttcaaaaaatagccCACCACAAACATAGAAGACAGTTGGTAAAATTAAGCAAATGTAactaatttcaaagtttttatgaCGTCCATTCAGGTGTATGTACTCTTTCAGATAACTAATTTATTCATCATACCCCGCAAAATTCAAACCATCTATTATCAGTTCTGTTCTTTCAACACTTCTGCTGTTGCTGGTCAATTATCCTGGTGCAGTTCTTCTCTCTCTTGGCAAGCTTTTCTCCCTCGTTGATTTCGACTACTTTTTTAAGTTTagtttatttagttaaaaccAGTTTTCGCATTTTAAGGggattgtttccctacagtattgtaaaaaagttttggtttattgcacggtacatacatataaaccaaagaCATGCTTTGaattcaaataatgtgttatttttagctttacaataccacgcaactacaaaaatatataatatattgtgtgcaagtgctgcttataaatttgataatacaaTTATCGcttttcaatcatcaatactctaactatagtcgtctctgttcatcaaatgatggatcttcgatgaactcataattaaattaaaattttgtttttatattatcagcaaccttatatttttatggtattaactacaagattgtctgaatattttagatcgttttttatcacactctccagattttttgatttattaatatccaattgaaaaggagaATCTATACGATTCATCATTTCTAcagtcaactttgaacgataaaataataattaaaagcccgatgacctaagaattttttgtgatttttggaaaatttgttaatcaaaaaatgtatttataaagtttaattgaaatccctcgtattattcaattcttgcatatctccctaagatgataaaaataatttggaaaatatatgaattttaatttaactgcCTCATGTCGTACATTATCATTATCTCTACACCCAAatccattatattttattcgttaTATGATCTGtacttacttaaaataaaaatattattgatttcaatttaaataataaaagatcattattttaatatgaacgaaacaaaatccaaaaaacaataaaaaaacattgatgtttgataaaatttaaataatattatgattatgtatatacaaacttatctaaataaatgtttaaggTTAAtgcaatatgtaaattttattgattcagAGGCGTATTGTAcgtgtatttgtttgtttgaattgtTGTACGTTGTATAGACATAACAGAATCAAAATATAGTCAAAGTGTGGTTTATTTAGCTGTTAACACAAATGTTAATGTAAATCTCAATAGTTAACCTAGAATTGTATatccaattaattattaattatcaagtGTGGATACAATTGTTCCtcgattttcatttcatttttccccgaaaatttttgcaggagttttgtttttttacgttttcTTGGAAGAAGGactattcatgtatttttttaatatttttatttcattgattaCACCGTTATTACacagtaaaaattataaatactgtttaaaaatgctgtaattaattataaacaaatatttaaaatagcgaataattttgagatgtttaaacgcagtcctttcGGCGCTCTCTGATGATTTATTGATATGTGATCTGTCAATAaatgacagttcaatgtataatttgcactttaaaaaaatgtatttttaagacAGAATTAACACacgttattttcaaattttctaataaaaagccgtagaataatataactcaacctaataccatacaaaatataactaattaataccatatgtcaaaaatttggatttccgttttagaaatttaaatttctctcactgaatttgtacttttattaattaattttaagtaattaaaaatatattaactactaaaataatggtaCAGTTGAAATGTCCAACCTATAAAGTTACAacctaaaataatatatgaaccaaattttaagatcatgaatattctctattgatacaagctttaaaatgaatttttaaacaagcaATTCCTCGTAATTTGGCCCCTTTACCATCTTTAGTACTATGGGGTAGATTTAATATGAAATAGACTCGCCTTTACTGaagaatttaaatttctaatagTTTACCCCCATAAGAGTAGAAATACATTTGCTTTAAAATCTAATATAAACTTAATCTTTATGTGGGCTTAATTAGCCTTTAAAACAAAGTCAGCATACtcaatttgagtaaaatttcattttgcgtTCGAAATtaagttacaaaatttcaactttaagaCAGTTTCCAACCCCAAAGGAAGTAATTTGATATTAAGGCAAGTTTAGATAAATCATCATATTTTGAGCTGTATTGTATTTGGTGAACTGTTGTACAGAACTTTTAAAGATACCCTGTATAACTCGTATTTCTCTGatacataaaattatcaaaaactaatgACAATTCCGATTTGTGATCCAGATTTCAATCAAATATCTATGATAAATAGTtagtttaaaatgtaaacatcaCATTTGCAATTGAAATATCTACTCTGAACATAGCAACTCGAATATTCGAGGTTTGtacatgtatatatacaaaatcgtatttatatacattttatgtatacGATATAATGTATACCATTCCTAATTGCAGCATCCCTAATTTGGTAAACAGATCGCGTAAtggttataaatttataaatgggAAAATGGAAATAAAGCAATGATTTGTtagataatcaaaaataattgaatatatacTTCGTTTATATTCGGATATTAACcctatgttaaaattataaatgttcaatgtaattttgattacatcaaccacaaaactttggttttattacatctagtatatattatataagtgaaatttacaaaatttaaaaccccccgacaaatgcgatttattccttgtaaatcgatttttggaaacttagctataaaatgttctctatCAAGGCGATTCGACCGCTtagaggctacgatgccactgagaaacacacagacacacagataaacactttaaacttataacactccttcttaaatcattatcaaagttatgatgaaggacatcagatgagatgaaaaggatacttagagagctatcattttttgggacatatttttggaaatattttaattgaaattgaaatatttgagttgactttgttcttttgaattattgtttagaattagctaattattttaccattccacttttcaaaatgaattgagccaggtttattcgATCATTTCCATAGCATGTCAAAATTaaacgtcatgccttttccagaatcgattttgaatatcatagccaatttttttattttttttttgagaacggaactctaaactcgcactttaaacatatctaagaacactctccgttaaaatacctttcaaatgaaaccaaaaaaattaaaatcgcttcatccgtttaggcactacgatgccacagacagacaaacacactgacatacacacatagcggtttaACTTATAACACCTAGTTTTAATCCGGGGGTTAAAGAGAATAAAGGATCGCTTACGTTATATAAAGAAGTGATATCTTGACTATAGGTCTGGCGATTTGCACCGagttgttaattattttgatgataggcaaagaaaatgaaaatttacatttttttaaacgtttatttataatttaataattgcgCTTTTGACATTATTTGCGTAAAATAAGCCATCATCTCTATTTGAACAACATATTTACTCTGCTTTTTTAATCTTTCTAGAACTTggtattttattcttaaatcttgttatgaatttttatttgaaaatccgAGTCCTTCGTAAATGATTTAAGACAGCATCTCAAAAACTTCACGCaaaatcgtcaaatgaacacgatttttgtgttttttgatctctagaaaataacttttataaaaatcggGCAGATCTTGAATAAAACATACCTTACAATTTGTTGTAATttctttgagaaaaaaattgtgaaaattgaaaatcagcaaaaatttgtttcaaaatttgatgccactataaaaaagaaaactagtGTTCAATGAGCAATTACGTGGGTATTTTTGGAGACATCGACGAAAACATTCGAAAATACGCATAATACAATCGAAAAATCTCTCCTCTTTTTCCATGGTTACctggtttatttaatgattgtaagaaaatttttcaaaaaaattaggattcGACTGGAAAGGATTTCACCCTGGTATACGATTTTACCCGATACCATAAAAAATGCTCGTTCGATGATCAAAAGTGCATAATTTGTATGTTatgcataatatataataatttcacatATAGCGCctaaaacatacataaaatcaaatagttttggtaaagttattttatacttCATTCGGAAAGAGACCTCTTTCTCCATCCAATTCGCTATTAACTCATAATATCATTGTTTTGTCGCCCATaaatattcgaatatatttatataaaatttaataccacTAGGCTTGCATACCTGTGAATTGATAAAATGgtgtatctatgtatatatggaTAATACCAACATGTGAAAATGTTTTGCATATTTAGCATGAATAAGGCTTCACCTCCTACACGCGTTATCATACACACATAGTTGCGTTGCCTGCTGTGTTTCAATGAGCGTTTGGTATTACAGTTTAACTTTTagacaaagtattttaaaattatctctcACTAGCAGACCAAATAACAACGCTTCggtattgtaaaatttgaagaataaaaCATATCGTTGATTCGACTCCAATCGACTATAATCCCAtagattaaaaatgaataaaagttGCTAAAATATAACACTTTAGCAGCTTGAGAATTTACAAACTTCGAAATTTTGTAAGCTTGGTAGTAAGCTTTATTTAATTGGGAGACCAATTTTTTAGGATATTCAATACAATctataaaaaactttcaaaacagTCAATATTAAAACGACCCAGTCCCATTGATTATTTTCACTGGTTCTAAGTGctgttttacaaatatttaaaatgtgtaaCGTGACTTGCTCCATTCGGAAAAAATTCTGTTCTTTCCCTGACATTCTTTTCTGAGCTTTAATTCAGTTGACACTGAACTTCTTAAGCTTTGCCaagtacaaaataaatcatgtttacaaataaaacagTTCACTTTCTTCATAGTCATGTTCAAAAATAACGGTCGATTAATAAGaactcaaaatatatttatttgtcacTCCTGCcagaaataaaagttataaaataaaattttgcaacagcctgtaaaataataatttaaaatgataaatgttaaaatataatttatatattttaatatttattaaatgagttTATAATACAGGTAACGAACGCTATTATTTTCGAACGTGTGAATTAAAAGAGCTATAAgcttaatttaaacttttttattactcTACACCATATTATACagaatttaccaaaaatatcgCCCTTCAAAAGCAAAGTAATACAGAGACTAGAATTCTGAGAAAGTCTTTTTGTAGGTTTTATATCCGACGTTTTAAATTCTCTAGAGTTATGTCCAGAAGTCGCTGGATTGACTGGATTTATATTCAAacattgccatctggtagtcgaaattgtaactaatGATTTCGGGGCTTATTCTGATTTCAATAAGTACAAATTATTTTCGCCAGTTGGTGAGTTGCAACTCTAAGTTATCAATAGGAAATGATTTTTGTGTATGtgggcaatttttttttatataatgcctacatataataaataaaacgaatatATCGAAACAAACaacataattttgattaaaactaGGCCATAATagaatataaatcattgaacTGAATATTCTGTAACACTTGCGGGAAAATTGGCATTATTTGTATTCGaataccaataataataataataataatcttttgaTTGTCTATTTTATACATACAGAATGCTACAAAACATGTTGGCGATAGTGTAACACCGAATACACCTACACATTTTTCCTATGGAgcaattatgttattttattgattcaGTAGTCGCTAGTCGCTGTCAATATTTGACAATCGTCACAATCCTATTTTTCCTTAACGACGTACATTCATAAGATTACTAatcgaatagaaaaaaaattctaataattatattagtaCTTACTaatcgaataaataaaatactaatcgGATTAATTTcgatgaattttaaatttaaaaagtgactaaaaTCAAAGTTTAACATAGCAAAACTGGTTTGtgaatgaacgtccttaaatgaaatttttttggtatcatcatcacaacttttgtttggctTTTAAAGCTAGGATGTTCacacttattataccatgtatatatgaaatatacatagtatattaagtttagtccaaagtttgtaacgcctaaaaatattcatgctacgaaaaaacctttggtataggtgttcatagaatcacctaattagtccatttccggttgtccgtccgtccgtccgtctgtggacacgataactcaaaaacgaaaagatatatcaagatgaaatttttatagcgtactcaggacctaaaaactgagatcaagttcgtaaatgggcaatatgggtcaattgggtcttgggtccgtaggacccatcttgtaaaccgttagagatagaacaaaagtttaaatgtaaaaaatgttctttataaaaaaacaaacaacttttttttgaaacatttttttgtaaacatcactgtttacccacgagggcgcttattaggtgcaaattttatagtattcattaatatgggaatatcagtgtgtgtgtagctatttaaaagtggatatctttttttattaacgtgacgtcaacaaacgattgcttcatcaacgctgtctatacatggtatttcaacaattaactcagtcaattgtttgttttcacttgttaatccttaaaattgacactttttatcgaagaattacaaaaataataataattgacacATTAAGTATCAAAATTGACAACTGCAAACGAAAGTGGAGTTAGATGCACGAACAATGTGAGTTCTTTCACGCTCTGAACGGCCACTAGAATGATAACTTGGGTGGTGGTCGTTTAGTGCGGAAAATAAGTAATTCTCTTATATAAGCGACAGAAATATCCATTATAAGGCAgccttatttaaacttaaagcattctatgaatattttatacactTTGTATTTAGTAAATATCTACTAATTCTTGACTAGAGCccaaaaacaaatatacaaattctCTGAGTTGATAGTATATTTCTTGCAATATTGCATGCATAGTACTACTATATTAGAATATTTAACCTCATTTTCGCCAGTGCATAGAATTACTTTCAAAAGATACAACTTTTCTCTTGgggtatttaataattaaagttaaatattcaattgttaaaagtaaacaaatttattttttaattcctatatattttaaatgtgaaagtaaggttgtttgtttgtttgttaaaccAAGTATATAATCCTAGCTGAAAAGAGTGATCCAAAATTAggggatttca
This genomic interval from Chrysoperla carnea chromosome 1, inChrCarn1.1, whole genome shotgun sequence contains the following:
- the LOC123293806 gene encoding uncharacterized protein RP448-like, with protein sequence MDRKEISKAAEDSVNQLTERLDKNTQESKMLEPMVRLFAPLYESTNEKLIEKTGTILKNLDSAYLTDNSPRIVSELKEINDKGTSLWEQFKSIFTGKDYLEEKLEQSVNKYAALSDEYVKKEINNKIFSNALTNEQIAAGLTKLMNKTVEPKEVNNHNLNLVEIRKANPEIFDKLLFANQSQTSSKDKPAIHQENQKVRTRGPGL